The proteins below are encoded in one region of Gadus macrocephalus chromosome 14, ASM3116895v1:
- the celf1 gene encoding CUGBP Elav-like family member 1 isoform X15 → MNGSLDNPDQPDMDAIKMFVGQIPRSWSEDQLRELFESYGAVYEINVLRDRSQNPPQSKGCCFITYYTRKSALEAQNALHNMKILPGMHHPIQMKPADSEKNNAVEDRKLFIGMISKKCNENDIRQMFSPYGQIEECRILRGPDGLSRGCAFVTFTARQMALSAIKTMHQSQTMEGCSSPIVVKFADTQKDKEQKRMAQQLQQQMQQLNAASMWGNLTGLNSLGPQYLALYLQLLQQSASAGNALNNLHPMSGLNAMQNLAALAAAAAASATQATSSGSSAMTTSSSPLSMLTSSAGSSPTSSNNSSVNPMASLGALQSLAAGAGAGLNMSSLAGMAALNGSLGGGNLSNGSGNTMEALSQAYSGIQQYAAAALPSLYNQSLLSQQSVSAAGSQKEASDGRSTGPEGANLFIYHLPQEFGDQDLLQMFMPFGNVISAKVFIDKQTNLSKCFGFVSYDNPVSSQAAIQSMNGFQIGMKRLKVQLKRSKNDSKPY, encoded by the exons ATGAATGGGTCCTTGGACAATCCGGACCAGCCAGACATGGACGCCATCAAGATGTTTGTGGGCCAAATTCCACGTTCCTGGTCCGAGGACCAGCTCCGGGAGCTGTTTGAGTCCTACGGAGCTGTGTACGAGATCAATGTTCTCCGAGACCGCAGCCAGAACCCCCCACAGAGCAAAG GGTGCTGTTTCATAACATATTACACACGCAAATCTGCCTTGGAAGCACAAAATGCACTACACAACATGAAGATCCTACCAGGG ATGCACCACCCAATCCAAATGAAGCCCGCCGACAGTGAGAAAAACAATG CCGTGGAAGACCGAAAGCTGTTCATAGGAATGATCTCCAAGAAGTGTAACGAGAACGACATCAGGCAGATGTTCTCTCCCTACGGCCAGATCGAGGAGTGCAGAATACTGCGCGGCCCAGATGGACTCAGTCGTG GTTGTGCATTTGTGACGTTCACTGCTAGACAAATGGCCCTGTCAGCCATcaagacaatgcaccagtcacaGACAATGGAG GGCTGTTCTTCGCCCATTGTGGTGAAGTTTGCAGACACACAGAAGGACAAGGAGCAGAAGCGAATggcccagcagctccagcaACAGATGCAGCAGCTCAACGCTGCCTCCATGTGGGGCAACCTCACTGGACTCAACAGCCTGGGGCCACAGTACCTGGCA CTTTATTTACAGCTGCTGCAGCAGTCAGCCTCTGCAGGGAACGCACTCAACAATCTGCACCCTATGTCAG GTCTGAACGCCATGCAGAACTTGGCAGcactagcagcagcagcggcggcaagTGCCACACAGGCCACATCCTCAGGCTCGAGCGCCATGACAACATCCAGCAGCCCACTCAGTATGCTCACCAGTTCAG CAGGCTCCTCTCCCACCTCAAGCAACAACTCATCAGTAAACCCCATGGCTTCTCTAGGAGCCCTCCAGTCATTGGCTGCAGGCGCCGGAGCTGGCCTCAACATGAGCTCACTTGCAG GCATGGCTGCCCTCAATGGTAGCCTGGGCGGTGGGAACCTGTCCAATGGCTCGGGGAACACCATGGAGGCTCTGAGCCAGGCCTACTCTGGCATCCAGCagtacgccgccgccgcactGCCCAGCCTCTACAACCAGAGCCTGTTGTCCCAGCAGAGTGTGTCAGCGGCAGGGAGCCAGAAAGAAG CCAGTGACGGTCGCAGTACGG GTCCTGAAGGAGCAAACCTGTTCATCTACCACCTTCCCCAGGAGTTTGGAGACCAAGACCTTCTTCAGATGTTCATGCCGTTTGGGAACGTAATCTCCGCTAAGGTCTTCATTGACAAGCAGACCAACCTCAGCAAGTGTTTTG GCTTCGTCAGCTATGACAACCCGGTGTCATCACAGGCGGCCATCCAATCAATGAACGGTTTCCAGATTGGCATGAAGAGGCTCAAGGTGCAGCTGAAGCGCTCTAAGAACGACAGCAAGCCCTACTGA
- the celf1 gene encoding CUGBP Elav-like family member 1 isoform X1, which produces MDSLDHETLYLSPEQPGQAQPELSILAPEAANMGGGKKMNGSLDNPDQPDMDAIKMFVGQIPRSWSEDQLRELFESYGAVYEINVLRDRSQNPPQSKGCCFITYYTRKSALEAQNALHNMKILPGMHHPIQMKPADSEKNNAVEDRKLFIGMISKKCNENDIRQMFSPYGQIEECRILRGPDGLSRGCAFVTFTARQMALSAIKTMHQSQTMEGCSSPIVVKFADTQKDKEQKRMAQQLQQQMQQLNAASMWGNLTGLNSLGPQYLALYLQLLQQSASAGNALNNLHPMSGLNAMQNLAALAAAAAASATQATSSGSSAMTTSSSPLSMLTSSAGSSPTSSNNSSVNPMASLGALQSLAAGAGAGLNMSSLAGMAALNGSLGGGNLSNGSGNTMEALSQAYSGIQQYAAAALPSLYNQSLLSQQSVSAAGSQKEASDGRSTGPEGANLFIYHLPQEFGDQDLLQMFMPFGNVISAKVFIDKQTNLSKCFGFVSYDNPVSSQAAIQSMNGFQIGMKRLKVQLKRSKNDSKPY; this is translated from the exons ATGGACAGCCTGGACCATGAAACCTTGTACCTGTCTCCGGAGCAGCCTGGGCAAGCACAGCCTGAGCTCTCCATTCTTGCCCCAGAGGCTGCAAACATGGGGGG TGGAAAAAAGATGAATGGGTCCTTGGACAATCCGGACCAGCCAGACATGGACGCCATCAAGATGTTTGTGGGCCAAATTCCACGTTCCTGGTCCGAGGACCAGCTCCGGGAGCTGTTTGAGTCCTACGGAGCTGTGTACGAGATCAATGTTCTCCGAGACCGCAGCCAGAACCCCCCACAGAGCAAAG GGTGCTGTTTCATAACATATTACACACGCAAATCTGCCTTGGAAGCACAAAATGCACTACACAACATGAAGATCCTACCAGGG ATGCACCACCCAATCCAAATGAAGCCCGCCGACAGTGAGAAAAACAATG CCGTGGAAGACCGAAAGCTGTTCATAGGAATGATCTCCAAGAAGTGTAACGAGAACGACATCAGGCAGATGTTCTCTCCCTACGGCCAGATCGAGGAGTGCAGAATACTGCGCGGCCCAGATGGACTCAGTCGTG GTTGTGCATTTGTGACGTTCACTGCTAGACAAATGGCCCTGTCAGCCATcaagacaatgcaccagtcacaGACAATGGAG GGCTGTTCTTCGCCCATTGTGGTGAAGTTTGCAGACACACAGAAGGACAAGGAGCAGAAGCGAATggcccagcagctccagcaACAGATGCAGCAGCTCAACGCTGCCTCCATGTGGGGCAACCTCACTGGACTCAACAGCCTGGGGCCACAGTACCTGGCA CTTTATTTACAGCTGCTGCAGCAGTCAGCCTCTGCAGGGAACGCACTCAACAATCTGCACCCTATGTCAG GTCTGAACGCCATGCAGAACTTGGCAGcactagcagcagcagcggcggcaagTGCCACACAGGCCACATCCTCAGGCTCGAGCGCCATGACAACATCCAGCAGCCCACTCAGTATGCTCACCAGTTCAG CAGGCTCCTCTCCCACCTCAAGCAACAACTCATCAGTAAACCCCATGGCTTCTCTAGGAGCCCTCCAGTCATTGGCTGCAGGCGCCGGAGCTGGCCTCAACATGAGCTCACTTGCAG GCATGGCTGCCCTCAATGGTAGCCTGGGCGGTGGGAACCTGTCCAATGGCTCGGGGAACACCATGGAGGCTCTGAGCCAGGCCTACTCTGGCATCCAGCagtacgccgccgccgcactGCCCAGCCTCTACAACCAGAGCCTGTTGTCCCAGCAGAGTGTGTCAGCGGCAGGGAGCCAGAAAGAAG CCAGTGACGGTCGCAGTACGG GTCCTGAAGGAGCAAACCTGTTCATCTACCACCTTCCCCAGGAGTTTGGAGACCAAGACCTTCTTCAGATGTTCATGCCGTTTGGGAACGTAATCTCCGCTAAGGTCTTCATTGACAAGCAGACCAACCTCAGCAAGTGTTTTG GCTTCGTCAGCTATGACAACCCGGTGTCATCACAGGCGGCCATCCAATCAATGAACGGTTTCCAGATTGGCATGAAGAGGCTCAAGGTGCAGCTGAAGCGCTCTAAGAACGACAGCAAGCCCTACTGA
- the celf1 gene encoding CUGBP Elav-like family member 1 isoform X4 → MDSLDHETLYLSPEQPGQAQPELSILAPEAANMGGGKKMNGSLDNPDQPDMDAIKMFVGQIPRSWSEDQLRELFESYGAVYEINVLRDRSQNPPQSKGCCFITYYTRKSALEAQNALHNMKILPGMHHPIQMKPADSEKNNAVEDRKLFIGMISKKCNENDIRQMFSPYGQIEECRILRGPDGLSRGCAFVTFTARQMALSAIKTMHQSQTMEGCSSPIVVKFADTQKDKEQKRMAQQLQQQMQQLNAASMWGNLTGLNSLGPQYLALLQQSASAGNALNNLHPMSGLNAMQNLAALAAAAAASATQATSSGSSAMTTSSSPLSMLTSSAGSSPTSSNNSSVNPMASLGALQSLAAGAGAGLNMSSLAGMAALNGSLGGGNLSNGSGNTMEALSQAYSGIQQYAAAALPSLYNQSLLSQQSVSAAGSQKEASDGRSTGPEGANLFIYHLPQEFGDQDLLQMFMPFGNVISAKVFIDKQTNLSKCFGFVSYDNPVSSQAAIQSMNGFQIGMKRLKVQLKRSKNDSKPY, encoded by the exons ATGGACAGCCTGGACCATGAAACCTTGTACCTGTCTCCGGAGCAGCCTGGGCAAGCACAGCCTGAGCTCTCCATTCTTGCCCCAGAGGCTGCAAACATGGGGGG TGGAAAAAAGATGAATGGGTCCTTGGACAATCCGGACCAGCCAGACATGGACGCCATCAAGATGTTTGTGGGCCAAATTCCACGTTCCTGGTCCGAGGACCAGCTCCGGGAGCTGTTTGAGTCCTACGGAGCTGTGTACGAGATCAATGTTCTCCGAGACCGCAGCCAGAACCCCCCACAGAGCAAAG GGTGCTGTTTCATAACATATTACACACGCAAATCTGCCTTGGAAGCACAAAATGCACTACACAACATGAAGATCCTACCAGGG ATGCACCACCCAATCCAAATGAAGCCCGCCGACAGTGAGAAAAACAATG CCGTGGAAGACCGAAAGCTGTTCATAGGAATGATCTCCAAGAAGTGTAACGAGAACGACATCAGGCAGATGTTCTCTCCCTACGGCCAGATCGAGGAGTGCAGAATACTGCGCGGCCCAGATGGACTCAGTCGTG GTTGTGCATTTGTGACGTTCACTGCTAGACAAATGGCCCTGTCAGCCATcaagacaatgcaccagtcacaGACAATGGAG GGCTGTTCTTCGCCCATTGTGGTGAAGTTTGCAGACACACAGAAGGACAAGGAGCAGAAGCGAATggcccagcagctccagcaACAGATGCAGCAGCTCAACGCTGCCTCCATGTGGGGCAACCTCACTGGACTCAACAGCCTGGGGCCACAGTACCTGGCA CTGCTGCAGCAGTCAGCCTCTGCAGGGAACGCACTCAACAATCTGCACCCTATGTCAG GTCTGAACGCCATGCAGAACTTGGCAGcactagcagcagcagcggcggcaagTGCCACACAGGCCACATCCTCAGGCTCGAGCGCCATGACAACATCCAGCAGCCCACTCAGTATGCTCACCAGTTCAG CAGGCTCCTCTCCCACCTCAAGCAACAACTCATCAGTAAACCCCATGGCTTCTCTAGGAGCCCTCCAGTCATTGGCTGCAGGCGCCGGAGCTGGCCTCAACATGAGCTCACTTGCAG GCATGGCTGCCCTCAATGGTAGCCTGGGCGGTGGGAACCTGTCCAATGGCTCGGGGAACACCATGGAGGCTCTGAGCCAGGCCTACTCTGGCATCCAGCagtacgccgccgccgcactGCCCAGCCTCTACAACCAGAGCCTGTTGTCCCAGCAGAGTGTGTCAGCGGCAGGGAGCCAGAAAGAAG CCAGTGACGGTCGCAGTACGG GTCCTGAAGGAGCAAACCTGTTCATCTACCACCTTCCCCAGGAGTTTGGAGACCAAGACCTTCTTCAGATGTTCATGCCGTTTGGGAACGTAATCTCCGCTAAGGTCTTCATTGACAAGCAGACCAACCTCAGCAAGTGTTTTG GCTTCGTCAGCTATGACAACCCGGTGTCATCACAGGCGGCCATCCAATCAATGAACGGTTTCCAGATTGGCATGAAGAGGCTCAAGGTGCAGCTGAAGCGCTCTAAGAACGACAGCAAGCCCTACTGA
- the celf1 gene encoding CUGBP Elav-like family member 1 isoform X9 has protein sequence MASFKLDFLPEMMVDHCSLNSSPVGKKMNGSLDNPDQPDMDAIKMFVGQIPRSWSEDQLRELFESYGAVYEINVLRDRSQNPPQSKGCCFITYYTRKSALEAQNALHNMKILPGMHHPIQMKPADSEKNNAVEDRKLFIGMISKKCNENDIRQMFSPYGQIEECRILRGPDGLSRGCAFVTFTARQMALSAIKTMHQSQTMEGCSSPIVVKFADTQKDKEQKRMAQQLQQQMQQLNAASMWGNLTGLNSLGPQYLALYLQLLQQSASAGNALNNLHPMSGLNAMQNLAALAAAAAASATQATSSGSSAMTTSSSPLSMLTSSAGSSPTSSNNSSVNPMASLGALQSLAAGAGAGLNMSSLAGMAALNGSLGGGNLSNGSGNTMEALSQAYSGIQQYAAAALPSLYNQSLLSQQSVSAAGSQKEASDGRSTGPEGANLFIYHLPQEFGDQDLLQMFMPFGNVISAKVFIDKQTNLSKCFGFVSYDNPVSSQAAIQSMNGFQIGMKRLKVQLKRSKNDSKPY, from the exons ATGGCTTCTTTTAAGTTGGACTTTCTACCTGAGATGATGGTGGATCATTGCTCTTTGAATTCCAGTCCTGT TGGAAAAAAGATGAATGGGTCCTTGGACAATCCGGACCAGCCAGACATGGACGCCATCAAGATGTTTGTGGGCCAAATTCCACGTTCCTGGTCCGAGGACCAGCTCCGGGAGCTGTTTGAGTCCTACGGAGCTGTGTACGAGATCAATGTTCTCCGAGACCGCAGCCAGAACCCCCCACAGAGCAAAG GGTGCTGTTTCATAACATATTACACACGCAAATCTGCCTTGGAAGCACAAAATGCACTACACAACATGAAGATCCTACCAGGG ATGCACCACCCAATCCAAATGAAGCCCGCCGACAGTGAGAAAAACAATG CCGTGGAAGACCGAAAGCTGTTCATAGGAATGATCTCCAAGAAGTGTAACGAGAACGACATCAGGCAGATGTTCTCTCCCTACGGCCAGATCGAGGAGTGCAGAATACTGCGCGGCCCAGATGGACTCAGTCGTG GTTGTGCATTTGTGACGTTCACTGCTAGACAAATGGCCCTGTCAGCCATcaagacaatgcaccagtcacaGACAATGGAG GGCTGTTCTTCGCCCATTGTGGTGAAGTTTGCAGACACACAGAAGGACAAGGAGCAGAAGCGAATggcccagcagctccagcaACAGATGCAGCAGCTCAACGCTGCCTCCATGTGGGGCAACCTCACTGGACTCAACAGCCTGGGGCCACAGTACCTGGCA CTTTATTTACAGCTGCTGCAGCAGTCAGCCTCTGCAGGGAACGCACTCAACAATCTGCACCCTATGTCAG GTCTGAACGCCATGCAGAACTTGGCAGcactagcagcagcagcggcggcaagTGCCACACAGGCCACATCCTCAGGCTCGAGCGCCATGACAACATCCAGCAGCCCACTCAGTATGCTCACCAGTTCAG CAGGCTCCTCTCCCACCTCAAGCAACAACTCATCAGTAAACCCCATGGCTTCTCTAGGAGCCCTCCAGTCATTGGCTGCAGGCGCCGGAGCTGGCCTCAACATGAGCTCACTTGCAG GCATGGCTGCCCTCAATGGTAGCCTGGGCGGTGGGAACCTGTCCAATGGCTCGGGGAACACCATGGAGGCTCTGAGCCAGGCCTACTCTGGCATCCAGCagtacgccgccgccgcactGCCCAGCCTCTACAACCAGAGCCTGTTGTCCCAGCAGAGTGTGTCAGCGGCAGGGAGCCAGAAAGAAG CCAGTGACGGTCGCAGTACGG GTCCTGAAGGAGCAAACCTGTTCATCTACCACCTTCCCCAGGAGTTTGGAGACCAAGACCTTCTTCAGATGTTCATGCCGTTTGGGAACGTAATCTCCGCTAAGGTCTTCATTGACAAGCAGACCAACCTCAGCAAGTGTTTTG GCTTCGTCAGCTATGACAACCCGGTGTCATCACAGGCGGCCATCCAATCAATGAACGGTTTCCAGATTGGCATGAAGAGGCTCAAGGTGCAGCTGAAGCGCTCTAAGAACGACAGCAAGCCCTACTGA
- the celf1 gene encoding CUGBP Elav-like family member 1 isoform X11, producing MASFKLDFLPEMMVDHCSLNSSPVGKKMNGSLDNPDQPDMDAIKMFVGQIPRSWSEDQLRELFESYGAVYEINVLRDRSQNPPQSKGCCFITYYTRKSALEAQNALHNMKILPGMHHPIQMKPADSEKNNAVEDRKLFIGMISKKCNENDIRQMFSPYGQIEECRILRGPDGLSRGCAFVTFTARQMALSAIKTMHQSQTMEGCSSPIVVKFADTQKDKEQKRMAQQLQQQMQQLNAASMWGNLTGLNSLGPQYLALYLQLLQQSASAGNALNNLHPMSGLNAMQNLAALAAAAAASATQATSSGSSAMTTSSSPLSMLTSSAGSSPTSSNNSSVNPMASLGALQSLAAGAGAGLNMSSLAGMAALNGSLGGGNLSNGSGNTMEALSQAYSGIQQYAAAALPSLYNQSLLSQQSVSAAGSQKEGPEGANLFIYHLPQEFGDQDLLQMFMPFGNVISAKVFIDKQTNLSKCFGFVSYDNPVSSQAAIQSMNGFQIGMKRLKVQLKRSKNDSKPY from the exons ATGGCTTCTTTTAAGTTGGACTTTCTACCTGAGATGATGGTGGATCATTGCTCTTTGAATTCCAGTCCTGT TGGAAAAAAGATGAATGGGTCCTTGGACAATCCGGACCAGCCAGACATGGACGCCATCAAGATGTTTGTGGGCCAAATTCCACGTTCCTGGTCCGAGGACCAGCTCCGGGAGCTGTTTGAGTCCTACGGAGCTGTGTACGAGATCAATGTTCTCCGAGACCGCAGCCAGAACCCCCCACAGAGCAAAG GGTGCTGTTTCATAACATATTACACACGCAAATCTGCCTTGGAAGCACAAAATGCACTACACAACATGAAGATCCTACCAGGG ATGCACCACCCAATCCAAATGAAGCCCGCCGACAGTGAGAAAAACAATG CCGTGGAAGACCGAAAGCTGTTCATAGGAATGATCTCCAAGAAGTGTAACGAGAACGACATCAGGCAGATGTTCTCTCCCTACGGCCAGATCGAGGAGTGCAGAATACTGCGCGGCCCAGATGGACTCAGTCGTG GTTGTGCATTTGTGACGTTCACTGCTAGACAAATGGCCCTGTCAGCCATcaagacaatgcaccagtcacaGACAATGGAG GGCTGTTCTTCGCCCATTGTGGTGAAGTTTGCAGACACACAGAAGGACAAGGAGCAGAAGCGAATggcccagcagctccagcaACAGATGCAGCAGCTCAACGCTGCCTCCATGTGGGGCAACCTCACTGGACTCAACAGCCTGGGGCCACAGTACCTGGCA CTTTATTTACAGCTGCTGCAGCAGTCAGCCTCTGCAGGGAACGCACTCAACAATCTGCACCCTATGTCAG GTCTGAACGCCATGCAGAACTTGGCAGcactagcagcagcagcggcggcaagTGCCACACAGGCCACATCCTCAGGCTCGAGCGCCATGACAACATCCAGCAGCCCACTCAGTATGCTCACCAGTTCAG CAGGCTCCTCTCCCACCTCAAGCAACAACTCATCAGTAAACCCCATGGCTTCTCTAGGAGCCCTCCAGTCATTGGCTGCAGGCGCCGGAGCTGGCCTCAACATGAGCTCACTTGCAG GCATGGCTGCCCTCAATGGTAGCCTGGGCGGTGGGAACCTGTCCAATGGCTCGGGGAACACCATGGAGGCTCTGAGCCAGGCCTACTCTGGCATCCAGCagtacgccgccgccgcactGCCCAGCCTCTACAACCAGAGCCTGTTGTCCCAGCAGAGTGTGTCAGCGGCAGGGAGCCAGAAAGAAG GTCCTGAAGGAGCAAACCTGTTCATCTACCACCTTCCCCAGGAGTTTGGAGACCAAGACCTTCTTCAGATGTTCATGCCGTTTGGGAACGTAATCTCCGCTAAGGTCTTCATTGACAAGCAGACCAACCTCAGCAAGTGTTTTG GCTTCGTCAGCTATGACAACCCGGTGTCATCACAGGCGGCCATCCAATCAATGAACGGTTTCCAGATTGGCATGAAGAGGCTCAAGGTGCAGCTGAAGCGCTCTAAGAACGACAGCAAGCCCTACTGA
- the celf1 gene encoding CUGBP Elav-like family member 1 isoform X14 — translation MASFKLDFLPEMMVDHCSLNSSPVGKKMNGSLDNPDQPDMDAIKMFVGQIPRSWSEDQLRELFESYGAVYEINVLRDRSQNPPQSKGCCFITYYTRKSALEAQNALHNMKILPGMHHPIQMKPADSEKNNAVEDRKLFIGMISKKCNENDIRQMFSPYGQIEECRILRGPDGLSRGCAFVTFTARQMALSAIKTMHQSQTMEGCSSPIVVKFADTQKDKEQKRMAQQLQQQMQQLNAASMWGNLTGLNSLGPQYLALLQQSASAGNALNNLHPMSGLNAMQNLAALAAAAAASATQATSSGSSAMTTSSSPLSMLTSSGSSPTSSNNSSVNPMASLGALQSLAAGAGAGLNMSSLAGMAALNGSLGGGNLSNGSGNTMEALSQAYSGIQQYAAAALPSLYNQSLLSQQSVSAAGSQKEGPEGANLFIYHLPQEFGDQDLLQMFMPFGNVISAKVFIDKQTNLSKCFGFVSYDNPVSSQAAIQSMNGFQIGMKRLKVQLKRSKNDSKPY, via the exons ATGGCTTCTTTTAAGTTGGACTTTCTACCTGAGATGATGGTGGATCATTGCTCTTTGAATTCCAGTCCTGT TGGAAAAAAGATGAATGGGTCCTTGGACAATCCGGACCAGCCAGACATGGACGCCATCAAGATGTTTGTGGGCCAAATTCCACGTTCCTGGTCCGAGGACCAGCTCCGGGAGCTGTTTGAGTCCTACGGAGCTGTGTACGAGATCAATGTTCTCCGAGACCGCAGCCAGAACCCCCCACAGAGCAAAG GGTGCTGTTTCATAACATATTACACACGCAAATCTGCCTTGGAAGCACAAAATGCACTACACAACATGAAGATCCTACCAGGG ATGCACCACCCAATCCAAATGAAGCCCGCCGACAGTGAGAAAAACAATG CCGTGGAAGACCGAAAGCTGTTCATAGGAATGATCTCCAAGAAGTGTAACGAGAACGACATCAGGCAGATGTTCTCTCCCTACGGCCAGATCGAGGAGTGCAGAATACTGCGCGGCCCAGATGGACTCAGTCGTG GTTGTGCATTTGTGACGTTCACTGCTAGACAAATGGCCCTGTCAGCCATcaagacaatgcaccagtcacaGACAATGGAG GGCTGTTCTTCGCCCATTGTGGTGAAGTTTGCAGACACACAGAAGGACAAGGAGCAGAAGCGAATggcccagcagctccagcaACAGATGCAGCAGCTCAACGCTGCCTCCATGTGGGGCAACCTCACTGGACTCAACAGCCTGGGGCCACAGTACCTGGCA CTGCTGCAGCAGTCAGCCTCTGCAGGGAACGCACTCAACAATCTGCACCCTATGTCAG GTCTGAACGCCATGCAGAACTTGGCAGcactagcagcagcagcggcggcaagTGCCACACAGGCCACATCCTCAGGCTCGAGCGCCATGACAACATCCAGCAGCCCACTCAGTATGCTCACCAGTTCAG GCTCCTCTCCCACCTCAAGCAACAACTCATCAGTAAACCCCATGGCTTCTCTAGGAGCCCTCCAGTCATTGGCTGCAGGCGCCGGAGCTGGCCTCAACATGAGCTCACTTGCAG GCATGGCTGCCCTCAATGGTAGCCTGGGCGGTGGGAACCTGTCCAATGGCTCGGGGAACACCATGGAGGCTCTGAGCCAGGCCTACTCTGGCATCCAGCagtacgccgccgccgcactGCCCAGCCTCTACAACCAGAGCCTGTTGTCCCAGCAGAGTGTGTCAGCGGCAGGGAGCCAGAAAGAAG GTCCTGAAGGAGCAAACCTGTTCATCTACCACCTTCCCCAGGAGTTTGGAGACCAAGACCTTCTTCAGATGTTCATGCCGTTTGGGAACGTAATCTCCGCTAAGGTCTTCATTGACAAGCAGACCAACCTCAGCAAGTGTTTTG GCTTCGTCAGCTATGACAACCCGGTGTCATCACAGGCGGCCATCCAATCAATGAACGGTTTCCAGATTGGCATGAAGAGGCTCAAGGTGCAGCTGAAGCGCTCTAAGAACGACAGCAAGCCCTACTGA
- the celf1 gene encoding CUGBP Elav-like family member 1 isoform X6, with the protein MDSLDHETLYLSPEQPGQAQPELSILAPEAANMGGGKKMNGSLDNPDQPDMDAIKMFVGQIPRSWSEDQLRELFESYGAVYEINVLRDRSQNPPQSKGCCFITYYTRKSALEAQNALHNMKILPGMHHPIQMKPADSEKNNAVEDRKLFIGMISKKCNENDIRQMFSPYGQIEECRILRGPDGLSRGCAFVTFTARQMALSAIKTMHQSQTMEGCSSPIVVKFADTQKDKEQKRMAQQLQQQMQQLNAASMWGNLTGLNSLGPQYLALYLQLLQQSASAGNALNNLHPMSGLNAMQNLAALAAAAAASATQATSSGSSAMTTSSSPLSMLTSSAGSSPTSSNNSSVNPMASLGALQSLAAGAGAGLNMSSLAGMAALNGSLGGGNLSNGSGNTMEALSQAYSGIQQYAAAALPSLYNQSLLSQQSVSAAGSQKEGPEGANLFIYHLPQEFGDQDLLQMFMPFGNVISAKVFIDKQTNLSKCFGFVSYDNPVSSQAAIQSMNGFQIGMKRLKVQLKRSKNDSKPY; encoded by the exons ATGGACAGCCTGGACCATGAAACCTTGTACCTGTCTCCGGAGCAGCCTGGGCAAGCACAGCCTGAGCTCTCCATTCTTGCCCCAGAGGCTGCAAACATGGGGGG TGGAAAAAAGATGAATGGGTCCTTGGACAATCCGGACCAGCCAGACATGGACGCCATCAAGATGTTTGTGGGCCAAATTCCACGTTCCTGGTCCGAGGACCAGCTCCGGGAGCTGTTTGAGTCCTACGGAGCTGTGTACGAGATCAATGTTCTCCGAGACCGCAGCCAGAACCCCCCACAGAGCAAAG GGTGCTGTTTCATAACATATTACACACGCAAATCTGCCTTGGAAGCACAAAATGCACTACACAACATGAAGATCCTACCAGGG ATGCACCACCCAATCCAAATGAAGCCCGCCGACAGTGAGAAAAACAATG CCGTGGAAGACCGAAAGCTGTTCATAGGAATGATCTCCAAGAAGTGTAACGAGAACGACATCAGGCAGATGTTCTCTCCCTACGGCCAGATCGAGGAGTGCAGAATACTGCGCGGCCCAGATGGACTCAGTCGTG GTTGTGCATTTGTGACGTTCACTGCTAGACAAATGGCCCTGTCAGCCATcaagacaatgcaccagtcacaGACAATGGAG GGCTGTTCTTCGCCCATTGTGGTGAAGTTTGCAGACACACAGAAGGACAAGGAGCAGAAGCGAATggcccagcagctccagcaACAGATGCAGCAGCTCAACGCTGCCTCCATGTGGGGCAACCTCACTGGACTCAACAGCCTGGGGCCACAGTACCTGGCA CTTTATTTACAGCTGCTGCAGCAGTCAGCCTCTGCAGGGAACGCACTCAACAATCTGCACCCTATGTCAG GTCTGAACGCCATGCAGAACTTGGCAGcactagcagcagcagcggcggcaagTGCCACACAGGCCACATCCTCAGGCTCGAGCGCCATGACAACATCCAGCAGCCCACTCAGTATGCTCACCAGTTCAG CAGGCTCCTCTCCCACCTCAAGCAACAACTCATCAGTAAACCCCATGGCTTCTCTAGGAGCCCTCCAGTCATTGGCTGCAGGCGCCGGAGCTGGCCTCAACATGAGCTCACTTGCAG GCATGGCTGCCCTCAATGGTAGCCTGGGCGGTGGGAACCTGTCCAATGGCTCGGGGAACACCATGGAGGCTCTGAGCCAGGCCTACTCTGGCATCCAGCagtacgccgccgccgcactGCCCAGCCTCTACAACCAGAGCCTGTTGTCCCAGCAGAGTGTGTCAGCGGCAGGGAGCCAGAAAGAAG GTCCTGAAGGAGCAAACCTGTTCATCTACCACCTTCCCCAGGAGTTTGGAGACCAAGACCTTCTTCAGATGTTCATGCCGTTTGGGAACGTAATCTCCGCTAAGGTCTTCATTGACAAGCAGACCAACCTCAGCAAGTGTTTTG GCTTCGTCAGCTATGACAACCCGGTGTCATCACAGGCGGCCATCCAATCAATGAACGGTTTCCAGATTGGCATGAAGAGGCTCAAGGTGCAGCTGAAGCGCTCTAAGAACGACAGCAAGCCCTACTGA